The genomic interval attgtgggtcttactgaaacaaaactgagagagggagaagacctgatgatggttggagaagggaaatataatgtttggaaaagaaatagagtaggtaagatgggaggaggagtgatgttgctggttaaaaagatataaaggtggatcaagtgaaagaaggtatgggaaaggcagaagtgctaaagatcagagcagaaactaatgaaggaaaaagaggcactacatagtggtgtacgtaccacctaagacaaatgcatggtcagtacaggaatatgaagaaatgataagtgatacaggaacatgtctggaagaaatgttgggtggctgtgaacgaactataatgatgggagattttaattgtaaagaggtgtgttgggaggactggtcaatggaaggatcagagacaacatggggaaatacactattgacactggcaatggaaaatgtgttaactcagtgggtcaaagaagatactaggtttggaggagagggagcatcgtcaagactggacttggtctttagtacagagccaatggtcattgaggagatgagggtggagtgccctttagcaaagagtgatcatgcagttttggagttcaaggtgatagatgaagagaaatctagaagaaatgaagaatataaagtgggaagatggaattatgccaagacagattttggaaacctaaagaaattctttcaagagacaaattggatgaaattcaagagtgctaaggagcaaatgaaaagtggaaggaatttataaaaatatacaaagaaggtgagaaaaatttgtaccaataagacaacatagagaagttggaaagcaggactggtttaacgatagatgtgaaaaggctagaacaagaaaagaggatgcatggaagaggtggagaaggaaaagacggattaagcagtgggaaagttacaaaagagcaagaaatgaatatgtgttgattagaagagaagaaagaaagaaacaagaaaaggatataattgataaatgtaaagaccaaccaaggctttttacagacatgtgaacaacaacatcaaaaatagaaagtattgaaagtttagaagtaaatggagtatgcagtgaggatcccaggaaatggcagaggctatgaatggatgctttcggaaggtattcacaaaggagactgcttttgacaaaccactggtaatggaacagaaagggattatgaaggagtttcaagtaactgtggaggagatcaagaatatgatggggagtttagaagtgagaaaagctgtgggacctgatggggtatcaggatggattttaagagaatgcaggagcaactggcagaaaaagtttgtgaagtaattgatgcctcattaagggaaggtgtagtgccccaagactggaaaagagctaacattgtcccaatttataaatcaggtaacaagagagacccattgaactatagaccagtgtcacttacaagtgtggtagctaagatgtgtgagagggtggtgaagaatagatggacagacttcttggagaaaaatgacatactttgtgagtgtcaatttggttttagaaaagggcgttcatgcacgacaaacctgatatgttactattcgagggtgatagatgtaatacaggaaagagatggttgggctgatggaatatatctggatttaaaaaggcctttgataaggtaccacaccagagactgatctggaaacttgaaatggtaggaggagtgcatggcagtttactaaaatggatggaagacttttggtaggaagagaaatgagaacaataattaaggacagaccatcagaatggggcttggtggagagtggagttccacagggatcagtgttggcaccagtaatgtttgcggtctacataaatgacatggtggatggggtgtccagttatgtgagcctatttgcagacgatgcaaaattgttaagaaaagtgagatgtgacaaagattgcgaactactccaggaagacttggacagaatatggaaatggagctgtacatggcaaatggagttcaacacgacaaaatgcaagaaattagagtttggcaagagtgaaagaagaatcaggagtatgtacaagataggaaatgaagacataaaaccagtcatgaagaaaaagaccttggggtgacaattaccaatgacctatcgccagagagacacataaacaaaataattggagaagtattgaacttattgaggaacataagagtggcgttcgtatatttagatgaagaaatgatgaagaaaataattactgcaatgataagaccaaggcttgaatatgcaacaatacagtgggctccgaacttaaagaaacacataaggaaactagaaaagtacagagggctgcaacaaaatggtgcctgacttaagagatttgacttatgaagacagactgaacagaatgcaacttccgaccctggaaaacagaagagaaagggagacctgatagcaatatacagagtgatgattggcatggaaaaatggatagggaagatctgtgtatgtggaatgaaagaatgtcgagagggcatgggaaaaactaaaatggccacttataggagagatgtgaaaaatatagcttccctcatagaagggtggaagcatggaatagtttagacgtggaagtggtcaacacaaggaatattcatgattttaagaaaaagctggacattagtagatatggagacgggacagtacgagcatagctcttttccgtatgttacaattaggtaaatacaattaggtaaatacacacacacacacagctcagtggttagagcgctggcttcacaagatGAGGGTTCGAtttggccgggtggagatatttggtgtgtctccttttgtagtgttcacctagcagtgagtatggatgtaaatcgaggagttgtgaccttgttgtggtgtgtggtgtgtgcctggtctcagacctatcccaagatcggaaataatgagctctgagctgtttCGTTGTAaatctggctgtctggctgtcagagactgcagcagttcaaacagtgaattacacacacacacacacacacacaatgatgggagattttaattgtaaagaggtgtgttgggaggactggtcaatggagggatcagagacaacatggggaaatacactattgacactggcaatggaaaatgtgttaactcagtgggtcaaagaagatactaggtttggaggagagggagcatcgtcaagactggacttggtctttagtacagagccaatggtcattgaggagatgagggtggagtgccctttagcaaagagtgatcatacagttttggagttcaaggtgatagatgaagagaaatctagaagaaatgaagaatataaagtgggaagatggaattatgccaagacagattttggaaacctaaaaaattctttcaagagacaaattggatgaaattcaagagtgctaagggagcaaatgaaaagtggaaggaatttataaaaatatacaaagaaggtgagaaaaaatttgtaccaataagacaacatagagaagttggaaagcaggactggtttaacgatagatgtgaaaaggctagaacaagaaaagaggatgcatggaagaggtggagaaggaaaagacggattaagcagtgggaaagttacaaaagagcaagaaatgaatatgtgttgattagaagagaagaaagaaagaaacaagaaaaggatataattgataaatgtaaagaccaaccaaggctttttacagacatgtgaacaacaacatcaaaaatagagaaagtattgaaagtttagaagtaaatggagtatgcagtgaggatcccaggaaatggcagaggctatgaatggatgctttcggaaggtattcacaaaggagactgcttttgacaaaccactggtaatggaacagaaagggattatgaaggagtttcaagtaactgtggaggagatcaagaatatgatggggagtttagaagtgagaaaagctgtgggacctgatggggtatcaggatggattttaagagaatgcagggagcaactggcagaaaaagtttgtgaagtaattgatgcctcattaagggaaggtgtagtgccccaagactggaaaagagctaacattgtcccaatttataaatcaggtaacaagagagacccattgaactatagaccagtgtcacttacaagtgtggtagctaagatgtgtgagagggtggtgaagaatagatggacagacttcttggagaaaaatgacatactttgtgagtgtcaatttggttttagaaaagggcgttcatgcacgacaaacctgatatgttactattcgagggtgatagatgtaatacaggaaagagatggttgggctgatggaatatatctggatttaaaaaaggcctttgataaggtaccacaccggagactgatctggaaacttgaaatggtaggaggagtgcatggcagtttactaaaatggatggaagactttttggtaggaagagaaatgagaacaataattaaggacagaccatcagaatggggcttggtggagagtggagttccacagggatcagtaatgtttgcggtctacataaatgacatggtggatggggtgtccagttatgtgagcctatttgcagatgatgcaaaattgttaagaaaagtgagatgtgacaaagattgcgaactactccaggaagacttggacagaatatggaaatggagctgtacatggcaaatggagttcaacacgacaaaatgcaagaaaatagagtttggcaagagtgaaagaagaatcaggagtatgtacaagataggaaatgaagacataaaaccagtcatgaagaaaaagaccttggggtgacaattaccaatgacctatcgccagagagacatataaacaaaataattggagaagtattgaacttattgaggaacataagagtggcgttcatatatttagatgaagaaatgatgaagaaaataattactgcaatgataagaccaaggcttgaatatgcaacaatacagtgggctccgaacttaaagaaacacataaggaaactagagaaagtacagagggctgcaacaaaaatggtgcctgacttaagagatttgacttatgaagacagactgaaaagaatgcaacttccgaccctggaaaacagaagagaaagggagacctgatagcaatatacagagtgatgattgatGATTAGGGAAGATCATGGaatgaaaaatggatagggaagatctgtgtatgtggaatgaaagaatgtcgagagggcatgggaaaaaactaaaatggccacttataggagagatgtgaaaaatatagcttccctcatagaagggtggaagcatggaatagtttagacgtggaagtggtcaacgcaaggaatattcatgattttaagaaaaagctggacattaatagatatggagacgggacaacacgagcatagctcttttcccgtatgttacaattaggtaaatacaattaggtaaacacacacacacacacacacacacacacacacacacacacacacacacactaacatataTAGATCCAAGGTGTGAAAAAGGTCCACTAAAGTAAATATGTGACCGTGGtggccatggtacagtggaaaaaCGTGCACTTTGTGGGCTAAAGGGTCTCTAAgcacatgggttcgaatcctggccatggTCTGGGTGTAGGTATGGTTTCTTTACTATGGGTAACTATTCCCTAATGGATGGGCTTTCACATAGGATGTCTcatttagcccagaaattgcCAGGAAAAGCCCTaatggtatgaaaaataaataaataaaaaaataataataaaaaggggaaagggaaaataagtcACTGGGTCTCACCCTTCTCTTGGACAAGTTTGAAACAAGTTGCCGGATCTCACCTTTCCTTTACACAGAATTCAAAGTCAGTGCAGGGAATGACCCGCAGTTTGTCTCCTGTGCTGTTATCGAGGAAAAGCTCGTGCACCACATCAGCAGTCCCTAATGGAGTTCCTAATGGCACAGCACGACACTCCAACTCAGTCAGACACACTATTGCCCTAATCTGAGTAAAGATAAGGCACATTTTTGTTAAGGAAGCGAATAATCTAATCTTCATTTATAAACACTTTCCATCACATAAACTCTAGCAGTCTAAAACAGTTATATGGAAAATGTTAACTTTACTTTCTTCAGTGTGACAGTGATGATGGCAGAAGTAAAGAATAGCTTCTGTAGAAGTACCATGATGAAAATTACCATCTTTGGTTGTGGAGGTGGagtggaagtgatggtgatagtactGGTagcagtggaggtggaggtggaagtgagTGCTGGAGGTTGTGTTGACCTTACCTTGAGATGCGGCACTATTTCATTGCCAGCACATCTAACTAAGATGTCCACTTTCTGGGAAGAAGGCAGCCACACATCAATCTGCCAATCTTTCTGGCAGATCTCTTTTTTAATAGAATCCAGTCGAAACTGAGAAGTTCAGAAAATGATGAGAGGAAGCAGGGAGAAGTTGGTAGCTTTATTGTGCTCTATAATTCCTCAACCAATGACATATCAAAGAATTATTTTAAGTTCACacttataattttcattactttataaGCAATCACACCTTTCTGAATAAATCCTTGGTTTTTGTGTTGTCTTCTACACGCAACACAAGGAAACCTTCCTCCAACTGCATGGCTGTTACCTGAATACAATTGCAATAGAGCAAAATTTACTAGTGGTAAATGCAGTAGAGTATCCCATGCTAAATTCCAGTAAATGAAGATCACACAAGTAAAAGCCATTCCCATATTTGCTAATAATGCATACATATTACTCACTTTTCTTCTATACAACATGTGTTGCATAACTTTCTTATTTATCACAAAGTCTTCTTAAATTTCTTTATCCTTGCATAAACCCACATACCTTCGTATAAAAATCTATTGCAGCTCAATTGTTAGAATGTCAAAACTTTGTTGTCTGATTTAAGTTATTTTTTGGTTTAAAAGTTATTATCTTGcatgatgaataaaaagaaaaaaacagtattCTGTCAAAGTCCTGTGAAGATATTACTCTTTGTGACCATTTTGTAACTCACCCTACACACAAGTCTGCTGGGGAGACGTGATGGTTTGATGTTTTTGAGAGAAGTAAGCTGCGCCATAGGTTATCTAGAAAACAAGATTTCAAGTTATAGAATGTAATGCACACAtaatataaaaagatagaaTTACTAAAGTTTATATGTATCTATAGGTATACAA from Portunus trituberculatus isolate SZX2019 chromosome 47, ASM1759143v1, whole genome shotgun sequence carries:
- the LOC123498121 gene encoding uncharacterized protein LOC123498121 isoform X1, with amino-acid sequence MAQLTSLKNIKPSRLPSRLVCRVTAMQLEEGFLVLRVEDNTKTKDLFRKFRLDSIKKEICQKDWQIDVWLPSSQKVDILVRCAGNEIVPHLKVRSTQPPALTSTSTSTATSTITITSTPPPQPKMIRAIVCLTELECRAVPLGTPLGTADVVHELFLDNSTGDKLRVIPCTDFEFCVKERMDLVPVIDGRAFVGTIELDKIRNGLCFFLLCEVVNVSREDSTGHMVLRVRDATNTKIVTKKYDLDNLNQNNGKPSVDRIHSEAVDIWVTSPPENMNNLNNRIIELGLIRCEEVSRIYVGQKWRPMHILTADASLPSFLLKLLEDGLRCCKTIRRNISDRDEKRKRQDENERRDP